From a single Miscanthus floridulus cultivar M001 chromosome 8, ASM1932011v1, whole genome shotgun sequence genomic region:
- the LOC136475719 gene encoding receptor-like protein 3 produces MQPLHSPWNKNNRTTRSWPIRSLGLALLPLLSLLSPTSCVCIEQDKISLLKFVQGLSQDSGLSTSWRNGTNCCTWKGITCDADGAVTEISLASMGLEGRISPSLGNITSLLSLNLSCNSLSGGLPAELLWSRSMVVLDVSFNNLNGDLHKLPSTAGQPMQVINISSNQFTGEIPSITLESMENLVALNVSNNSFTGEIPSTICVKKPFFSVLDLSFNQFNGSIPVDLGDCSVLKVLKAGHNKLDGTLPNELYNATFLEQLSFPNNRLQGALSAEHLVKLENLVILDLAENGLTGDIPDSIGQLKRLEELHLEYNSMSGELPSTLSRCSNLRTIILRFNSFHGDLNNVNFTLPNLKILDFMQNKFAGTVPESLYFCSNLIALRLSSNNFRGQFSPRIGNLKSLRFLSLTNNSFTNITNALQVLKSSWNLTTLLIGTNFKGEAMPEDETIDGYQNLQVLSLADCSLSGKIPHWLSKLQNLKELFLYSNQLTGSIPAWISSLNLLFVIDVSNNSLVGEIPKALMKLPMLESENIVDGSNQVFPLPVYMAASLEYHKANYCPKLLNLGNNEFTGEIPLEIGHLKGLTELNLSFNNLHGEVPQSFSNLTNLQVLDLSNNHLTGEIPGALENLHFLSYFNISNNDMDGPIPTGGQFCTFPNSSFAGNPRMCGPMFIQQCSASVEAGPAPVHSTGLCGEDIVFAVAFAVFLGVGVLYDQMVLSRYFG; encoded by the coding sequence ATGCAGCCACTCCACTCTCCATGGAACAAGAACAACAGAACAACCAGATCATGGCCAATACGATCGCTTGGTCTTGCTCTCCTGCCATTGCTCTCCCTACTCTCTCCCACCAGCTGTGTGTGCATAGAGCAGGACAAGATCTCCCTCCTCAAGTTTGTCCAGGGGCTCTCGCAAGACTCTGGCCTCAGCACTTCTTGGAGGAACGGCACAAACTGCTGCACATGGAAGGGTATCACCTGCGACGCTGATGGCGCTGTCACAGAGATCTCACTGGCTTCCATGGGCCTTGAGGGGCGCATCTCGCCGTCGCTTGGCAACATCACCAGTCTGCTGAGCCTCAACCTGTCGTGCAACTCACTCTCCGGTGGTCTCCCGGCGGAACTATTGTGGTCCAGAAGCATGGTTGTCCTTGACGTCAGCTTCAACAACCTAAATGGTGACCTCCACAAGCTGCCATCTACGGCTGGACAGCCTATGCAGGtaatcaacatctcaagcaaccagTTTACAGGAGAAATTCCATCCATCACATTGGAGAGTATGGAGAATCTCGTTGCTCTCAACGTGAGCAATAACAGCTTCACCGGAGAAATTCCCAGCACCATATGTGTCAAAAAGCCATTCTTTTCGGTGCTTGACCTGAGTTTTAATCAATTCAACGGAAGTATACCGGTGGATCTTGGTGACTGCTCTGTGCTAAAAGTGCTCAAGGCCGGTCACAACAAACTCGATGGGACTCTGCCAAATGAGCTCTACAACGCTACCTTTCTAGAGCAGCTCTCTTTTCCAAACAACCGCTTGCAAGGAGCACTCAGTGCCGAGCATTTGGTCAAACTCGAGAATTTGGTTATCCTTGACCTTGCAGAGAATGGACTCACAGGTGATATCCCGGATTCTATTGGGCAGCTCAAGAGACTAGAGGAGCTTCACTTAGAGTACAACAGCATGTCCGGAGAGCTGCCATCGACTCTAAGCAGATGCTCCAATCTCAGAACTATCATTCTCCGGTTCAACAGTTTTCATGGAGATCTAAACAATGTCAACTTCACCTTACCCAACCTAAAAATTCTAGATTTTATGCAAAACAAGTTCGCTGGTACAGTTCCTGAGAGCCTATACTTCTGCAGCAATCTCATTGCGCTTCGACTGTCTTCCAACAACTTCCGTGGCCAATTTTCGCCAAGAATAGGCAACCTCAAGTCCCTCAGGTTCCTGTCCCTTACAAACAACTCCTTCACAAATATCACAAATGCCCTTCAGGTCCTCAAGAGTTCTTGGAACCTTACAACTCTGCTGATTGGTACCAATTTCAAAGGCGAGGCCATGCCAGAAGATGAAACAATCGATGGTTATCAAAATCTTCAGGTTCTTTCCTTGGCTGATTGCTCACTGTCAGGAAAAATACCTCACTGGCTCTCAAAGCTCCAAAATTTGAAGGAGCTATTTTTGTACAGCAACCAACTCACTGGATCAATACCTGCCTGGATCAGCAGCTTAAATCTCTTGTTCGTTATAGACGTATCCAATAACAGCCTTGTAGGGGAGATCCCAAAAGCACTGATGAAGCTACCGATGCTAGAATCTGAGAATATTGTAGATGGTTCAAACCAAGTATTTCCGCTGCCTGTTTACATGGCTGCATCTCTTGAATACCACAAGGCCAATTACTGCCCTAAACTGCTGAATCTAGGCAACAATGAGTTCACTGGGGAGATTCCACTGGAGATTGGTCATCTGAAAGGGCTCACGGAGCTCAACTTGAGTTTCAACAACTTACACGGGGAGGTTCCGCAATCATTCAGCAACCTCACAAACCTGCAGGTGCTGGACTTGTCCAACAATCACCTGACAGGTGAAATCCCTGGGGCATTGGAGAACCTTCACTTCCTTTCCTACTTCAACATTTCTAACAATGACATGGATGGCCCTATTCCGACAGGAGGCCAGTTTTGCACGTTTCCGAATTCTAGCTTCGCTGGGAACCCAAGGATGTGTGGCCCTATGTTCATTCAGCAATGTAGTGCTTCAGTAGAGGCAGGTCCTGCGCCCGTTCACTCCACGGGACTGTGTGGTGAAGACATCGTCTTTGCTGTGGCCTTTGCTGTTTTCCTTGGAGTAGGAGTGCTATATGATCAGATGGTACTATCCAGATATTTTGGGTAA